A DNA window from Patescibacteria group bacterium contains the following coding sequences:
- the rpsT gene encoding 30S ribosomal protein S20, translating to MAHKHAAIKHLRQTKKRTAQNTNVKKSLTYLRKAALKAIEKKDQKEALRLYGEFQKAADRAAGKNIIKKNTAARKKSRILTKVNALKA from the coding sequence ATGGCACATAAACATGCTGCAATAAAACATTTGCGTCAAACAAAAAAACGTACTGCACAAAATACTAATGTCAAAAAATCGCTTACCTATTTACGCAAAGCCGCACTCAAAGCTATTGAAAAAAAGGACCAAAAAGAAGCATTGAGATTGTACGGAGAGTTTCAAAAAGCGGCTGATCGCGCGGCAGGAAAAAATATTATCAAGAAAAACACTGCGGCACGGAAAAAATCCCGCATACTTACAAAGGTCAATGCCTTGAAAGCCTAA